A genome region from Nitrospirota bacterium includes the following:
- the leuS gene encoding leucine--tRNA ligase, translating to MEERYDFKKVEERWQRAWAEAKTFKVSEEASKPKYYCLEMFPYPSGRIHMGHVRNYAIGDVISRYKRMRGFNVLHPMGWDSFGLPAENAAIKHGIHPQKWTLENIAFMRDNQLKRLGLSYDWDREVTTCLEEYYRWNQWFFIKMYERGLAYKKLSYVNWCPSCATVLANEQVEAGLCWRCGSVVQHKELEQWFFKITAYAEELLSYCDKLPGWPERVLTMQRNWIGKSTGVEADFTVEGTVEKLTIFTTRPDTLFGVTFMSVAPEHPMLESLIAGKPQANEVRAFVQRVLREDKAARTDETREKEGIFTGAYAINPLNNERVPVWVGNFVLMEYGTGAIMSVPAHDQRDFEFARKYGLSIRVVIQNPEKNLDPGTMKQAYVEDGTLVHSGKFDGLNNAEAKEKIADHVASSKIGKRTVNWRLRDWGISRQRYWGTPIPIIYCGACGAVPVAERDLPVRLPVDVELTGKGSSPLAESKSFVETTCPTCGGKARRETDTMDTFVDSSWYFLRYCSPREDKAPFDKKAAGYWMSVDQYIGGIEHAVLHLLYARFFTKVIRDLGLFSGDEPFQNLLTQGMVIKDGAKMSKSKGNVVDPDFILNKYGADTARLFSLFAAPPERDLDWSDQGVDGAFRFLHRVWAIVYKYSEDVKGIRAAGVEGRGDRLYRKTHLTIKKVTEDIEREFHFNTAIAALMEMVNEMYDYTSSNEFSPRKQGPVLRAAIDALTLLISPFAPHFAEELWESLGNRMGIANAAWPQYDPEAIVAAEITIVIQVNGKVRSKLMVPAGTSDKDIEAAALADAKVREFTNGKTPKKVIVVQGKLVNVVV from the coding sequence TTGGAAGAACGGTACGATTTCAAGAAGGTGGAAGAACGCTGGCAGCGCGCGTGGGCCGAGGCAAAGACCTTCAAGGTGTCCGAGGAAGCCTCGAAGCCGAAGTACTACTGCCTTGAGATGTTCCCCTATCCCTCGGGCAGGATCCACATGGGCCATGTGCGGAACTACGCCATCGGAGATGTGATCTCGCGCTACAAGCGGATGCGCGGGTTCAACGTGCTCCACCCCATGGGCTGGGATTCCTTCGGCCTGCCGGCCGAGAACGCGGCGATCAAGCATGGGATCCACCCGCAGAAGTGGACCCTGGAGAACATCGCCTTCATGCGCGACAACCAGCTGAAACGGCTCGGCCTGTCCTACGACTGGGACCGCGAGGTAACGACGTGCCTCGAGGAGTACTACCGCTGGAACCAGTGGTTCTTCATCAAGATGTACGAACGCGGCCTCGCATACAAGAAGCTCTCCTACGTGAACTGGTGCCCGTCCTGCGCCACGGTGCTCGCGAACGAACAGGTGGAGGCCGGTCTCTGCTGGCGCTGTGGCTCCGTGGTCCAGCACAAAGAGCTCGAGCAGTGGTTCTTCAAGATCACCGCCTATGCGGAGGAACTGCTGTCGTATTGTGATAAACTTCCCGGCTGGCCCGAGCGCGTGCTCACCATGCAGCGGAACTGGATCGGCAAGTCCACGGGCGTGGAAGCCGACTTTACGGTCGAAGGGACCGTCGAGAAGCTGACGATCTTCACCACTCGGCCGGACACGCTTTTCGGCGTGACCTTCATGAGCGTCGCGCCCGAGCACCCTATGCTCGAATCGCTCATTGCGGGAAAGCCGCAGGCGAACGAGGTGCGGGCCTTCGTGCAGCGCGTGCTGCGCGAGGACAAGGCCGCGCGGACCGACGAGACGCGGGAAAAGGAAGGCATTTTTACCGGAGCCTACGCGATCAATCCCCTGAACAATGAAAGGGTCCCGGTCTGGGTCGGGAACTTCGTGCTCATGGAGTACGGGACCGGCGCGATCATGTCCGTGCCTGCCCACGATCAGCGCGATTTCGAATTCGCCAGGAAGTACGGTCTGTCCATCCGCGTCGTGATCCAGAACCCCGAAAAAAACCTCGACCCCGGGACCATGAAGCAGGCCTATGTCGAGGACGGCACGCTGGTGCATTCGGGGAAATTTGACGGACTGAACAATGCCGAGGCGAAAGAAAAGATCGCCGACCATGTGGCGTCGAGCAAGATCGGAAAACGCACCGTGAACTGGCGGCTCCGGGACTGGGGCATCTCGCGCCAGCGCTACTGGGGCACGCCGATCCCGATCATCTACTGCGGTGCCTGCGGAGCCGTTCCGGTCGCGGAGAGGGATCTTCCCGTGCGGCTGCCCGTGGACGTGGAACTCACGGGCAAGGGCAGCTCGCCGCTCGCGGAATCGAAGTCCTTCGTGGAAACAACGTGCCCAACGTGCGGCGGGAAAGCGCGTCGCGAAACGGACACCATGGACACCTTCGTGGACTCATCATGGTATTTCCTGCGCTATTGCTCCCCGCGGGAAGACAAGGCGCCCTTTGATAAGAAGGCCGCCGGATACTGGATGAGCGTGGACCAATACATAGGAGGCATCGAGCACGCCGTGCTCCACTTGCTGTATGCGCGGTTCTTCACCAAGGTGATCCGCGACCTCGGCCTTTTCAGCGGCGATGAGCCGTTCCAGAACCTGCTGACCCAGGGCATGGTGATCAAGGACGGCGCCAAGATGAGCAAATCCAAGGGGAACGTGGTGGATCCCGACTTCATCCTAAACAAGTACGGCGCCGACACGGCCAGGCTGTTCTCGCTCTTTGCGGCGCCGCCCGAGCGCGACCTCGATTGGAGCGACCAGGGCGTAGACGGCGCATTCCGTTTTCTTCACCGCGTCTGGGCGATCGTGTACAAATACAGCGAAGACGTCAAGGGCATCAGGGCCGCCGGCGTAGAGGGCCGGGGCGACAGGCTTTACCGCAAGACCCATCTTACGATCAAGAAGGTGACCGAGGACATCGAGCGGGAGTTCCACTTCAACACGGCCATCGCCGCGCTCATGGAAATGGTGAACGAGATGTACGATTATACGTCGAGCAACGAGTTCAGTCCCCGCAAGCAGGGGCCGGTGCTCAGAGCCGCAATCGATGCGCTCACCCTGCTCATCTCCCCCTTTGCGCCGCACTTTGCCGAGGAGCTTTGGGAATCGCTCGGCAATAGAATGGGCATTGCAAATGCGGCGTGGCCGCAGTATGATCCTGAAGCGATTGTCGCAGCCGAGATCACCATCGTCATCCAGGTGAACGGCAAGGTCCGGAGCAAACTGATGGTGCCGGCGGGGACCTCCGACAAGGACATCGAGGCCGCCGCGCTTGCAGATGCGAAGGTCCGGGAGTTCACGAACGGCAAGACACCCAAGAAGGTCATCGTCGTCCAGGGCAAGTTGGTGAATGTGGTGGTGTAG
- the holA gene encoding DNA polymerase III subunit delta, with translation MLKYSDLISGLKQGKVFSLYLFYGEEEFLVQEAIDLIIKKVVDPGASDFNFNTLYCRDTRASELVNLCQTLPFMSEKRLVIARDFDAFKAADLEELVPYLKDPSPSTCLVLVSNEGRYEKKTVTAAVEARGAVARFFPLLDREMVPWIEGWAKGRGLSVQRDAAQYLWQTTGNDLRKIGNELEKVEIHIKGRKAITFDDVKAVVGDFREYTSFDLAAAIGAKNREKAFLILARLIQEGEAPVGLLGSIAWNFRRLLQAKTMEASGASKDEIVKKLRIIFHQAPQFHEQVRRYNLDELREAFAVLLSTDKALKSSGIPGRLVLERMILRLCGA, from the coding sequence ATGCTCAAGTACTCTGATCTCATCTCCGGCCTGAAGCAGGGAAAGGTTTTCTCCCTGTACCTGTTTTACGGCGAGGAGGAGTTCCTGGTCCAGGAAGCGATCGACCTCATCATCAAGAAGGTCGTCGATCCCGGAGCGAGCGATTTCAACTTCAACACGCTCTACTGCCGGGATACGCGTGCTTCGGAGCTTGTCAACCTCTGCCAGACGCTTCCCTTCATGTCAGAAAAACGGCTGGTGATCGCAAGGGATTTCGACGCGTTCAAGGCCGCGGACCTCGAAGAGCTGGTGCCCTACCTGAAGGATCCGTCGCCGAGCACCTGTCTCGTCCTGGTTTCGAACGAGGGCAGGTATGAGAAGAAGACCGTGACGGCCGCGGTAGAGGCCAGGGGGGCGGTTGCGAGGTTCTTCCCGCTGCTTGACCGCGAGATGGTGCCGTGGATCGAAGGATGGGCAAAAGGGCGCGGTCTCTCGGTGCAGCGGGATGCGGCCCAGTACCTGTGGCAGACCACCGGCAATGACCTCAGGAAGATCGGCAATGAGCTCGAGAAGGTCGAGATTCATATCAAGGGCAGGAAAGCGATCACCTTTGACGATGTGAAGGCGGTGGTAGGAGACTTCAGGGAGTACACATCCTTTGACCTGGCGGCGGCTATCGGTGCGAAGAACCGGGAAAAGGCGTTCCTGATCCTCGCACGGCTGATCCAGGAAGGGGAGGCGCCGGTTGGCCTGCTCGGCTCCATCGCATGGAACTTCCGGCGGCTGCTTCAGGCTAAGACGATGGAGGCTTCAGGTGCGAGCAAGGATGAGATCGTCAAGAAGTTGAGGATTATTTTTCATCAGGCACCCCAGTTTCATGAGCAAGTGCGGCGCTACAATCTGGACGAACTGCGAGAGGCCTTCGCCGTATTGTTGTCCACGGATAAGGCGCTTAAATCGAGCGGCATTCCGGGCAGACTGGTACTGGAGCGGATGATCCTGCGGTTGTGCGGCGCCTGA
- the der gene encoding ribosome biogenesis GTPase Der encodes MSRPVVSIVGRPNVGKSTLFNRILGRNFAIVEDQPGVTRDRNYAEAEWEGKRFLLVDTGGFEPETEDSMYIKMREQTTLAVEEADIIIFLMDGREGLLPADIEVSQRLRASGKPVIYAVNKVDGEKQEGQLPDFYRLGIGTLFSVSAKHGPGFSDLMDELGRLLPAGPRDEEEPEADILPRIAIIGRPNVGKSSFVNALIGEDRMIVSPAAGTTRDAVDSLYTYYGKKYVLVDTAGIRSRGKISQGVEKYSVMRAMKTLSRADVALVLIDAAEGITEQDERIVGLAHEEGKGIIIVLNKWDLVPDKEQAYKQFMADVQQRLKFADYASVITISAQTRQRITKVFEEIDRVIVEREKRVPTAELNRVFEQLAARHEPPLYRSKRVKYYYITQVSIKPPTFVVFVNYPEGVHFSYIRYIENNLREAFGFHGSPVRIYAKRRRDQEEGKPTRPRPTGEEGLTGSRKRR; translated from the coding sequence ATGTCAAGACCTGTCGTTTCCATAGTCGGACGGCCGAATGTCGGCAAGTCCACATTGTTCAATCGCATCCTCGGGAGGAACTTCGCGATCGTCGAGGACCAGCCCGGCGTCACCCGGGACCGCAACTATGCCGAGGCGGAATGGGAGGGGAAGCGCTTCCTGCTCGTGGACACCGGCGGCTTCGAGCCCGAGACCGAGGACTCGATGTACATAAAGATGCGGGAACAGACCACGCTCGCCGTGGAGGAGGCGGACATCATCATCTTCCTGATGGACGGCAGAGAGGGGCTGCTCCCGGCGGACATCGAGGTGTCCCAGCGCCTCAGGGCATCGGGCAAGCCCGTGATCTACGCCGTGAACAAGGTCGACGGCGAGAAGCAGGAAGGGCAGCTTCCGGACTTCTACCGCCTCGGGATCGGCACGCTTTTCTCGGTATCGGCAAAACACGGCCCCGGGTTCTCGGACCTCATGGACGAGCTTGGCCGTCTGCTGCCTGCCGGCCCCCGGGATGAGGAGGAACCGGAAGCGGACATCCTGCCCCGGATCGCCATCATCGGGCGCCCCAACGTGGGCAAGTCATCCTTCGTGAACGCGCTCATCGGGGAGGACCGCATGATCGTCAGCCCGGCGGCCGGCACGACCCGGGACGCCGTGGACAGCCTGTACACCTACTACGGCAAGAAATACGTGCTCGTGGACACGGCCGGCATCAGGAGCCGCGGCAAGATCAGTCAGGGAGTGGAGAAATACAGCGTGATGCGGGCCATGAAGACCCTGAGCAGGGCGGACGTGGCTCTGGTGCTGATCGATGCTGCCGAGGGCATCACGGAGCAGGACGAACGGATCGTGGGGCTCGCCCACGAGGAGGGCAAGGGGATCATCATCGTGCTGAACAAGTGGGACCTGGTGCCGGACAAGGAGCAGGCCTACAAGCAGTTCATGGCCGACGTCCAGCAGCGGCTCAAATTCGCTGACTATGCCTCGGTGATCACCATCTCGGCCCAGACGCGCCAGCGGATCACGAAGGTTTTCGAAGAGATCGACCGGGTGATCGTGGAGCGTGAAAAACGCGTCCCCACTGCGGAGCTGAACAGGGTCTTCGAGCAGCTCGCGGCGCGGCACGAGCCGCCTCTGTACCGCTCCAAACGGGTGAAGTATTACTATATTACGCAGGTGTCGATCAAACCGCCAACATTTGTCGTGTTCGTCAATTACCCCGAAGGCGTCCACTTCTCCTACATTCGCTACATCGAGAACAACCTGCGGGAAGCCTTCGGGTTCCATGGGTCGCCCGTCCGGATCTACGCCAAGAGACGCAGGGACCAGGAGGAAGGCAAGCCCACGCGTCCCCGCCCCACCGGGGAAGAGGGACTAACAGGCAGTCGAAAACGCCGGTAA
- the lptE gene encoding LPS assembly lipoprotein LptE — protein MKKRLSDVKTALLPILLLAVASCGYHFSGTGAVVPEGAKKLAVPVFLNTTNEPYVDVEVTQAVVEEFMTDGRLKIVGPEDAELVLRGIITKYEATPLSYTVFNGQTYVQQYRISIVVEATLEDLRAKKILWKQPGVESTFLSDYAVTMQNVTATRVSKDAAVKKAAQDIAWTLRSRVLEGF, from the coding sequence ATGAAAAAAAGATTGAGCGACGTGAAAACAGCACTCCTCCCGATTCTTCTTTTGGCTGTGGCCTCCTGCGGCTACCACTTCTCCGGCACCGGTGCGGTCGTGCCGGAGGGGGCGAAGAAGCTCGCTGTCCCCGTCTTTTTGAACACCACGAACGAGCCGTATGTTGACGTTGAAGTGACCCAGGCCGTTGTCGAGGAATTCATGACCGACGGAAGGCTGAAGATCGTGGGTCCCGAGGACGCCGAACTCGTCCTTCGCGGCATCATCACCAAGTACGAGGCGACGCCGCTCTCCTACACCGTCTTCAACGGCCAGACCTATGTCCAGCAGTACCGCATCAGCATCGTCGTCGAGGCGACCCTGGAGGACCTCCGGGCAAAGAAGATACTCTGGAAACAGCCGGGGGTCGAGTCCACGTTCCTCTCGGATTATGCGGTGACGATGCAGAACGTCACGGCAACGCGGGTGTCAAAGGATGCGGCCGTGAAAAAGGCCGCGCAGGACATCGCCTGGACCCTTCGGAGCAGGGTGCTGGAAGGGTTTTGA
- the rpsT gene encoding 30S ribosomal protein S20 produces the protein MATHKSAIKRQKQAEKKHEINKAVKSKLKTLAKKVEQAVEAKNTAAAKEAMVNAMKAYDKAASAGVLHKGTASRKISRLSTKVGKISAA, from the coding sequence GTGGCAACCCATAAGTCAGCGATCAAAAGGCAGAAGCAGGCCGAAAAGAAGCATGAGATAAATAAAGCCGTGAAGTCCAAGCTCAAGACCCTGGCTAAGAAGGTGGAACAGGCCGTCGAGGCAAAGAACACCGCCGCAGCCAAGGAGGCCATGGTCAATGCCATGAAGGCCTACGACAAGGCCGCATCCGCCGGCGTCCTGCACAAGGGCACCGCTTCGCGCAAGATCTCCCGCCTGTCCACGAAGGTCGGCAAGATCAGCGCGGCGTAA
- a CDS encoding DUF4124 domain-containing protein, translated as MKRSLMPWLCFLLLAAAPCYADFYRWVDKDGKEFFTNDPKQVPQEYRDRATTVKPDESRVSVGEKPAPPARPDDTVASREHRDKNGHGEEYWRKRAANYRLKLRNQQDEYDLVLKQLDDQDQKPKKIATKKKKTRSSLEKKKLKIEKDMSQTRRMLEVDLPEEARRADAYPGWLRE; from the coding sequence ATGAAACGATCCCTGATGCCGTGGCTCTGCTTCCTGCTGCTCGCTGCCGCACCTTGTTATGCCGACTTTTACCGCTGGGTCGACAAGGACGGCAAGGAATTCTTCACCAACGACCCGAAACAGGTCCCGCAGGAGTACCGTGATCGCGCGACTACCGTGAAGCCGGACGAGAGCCGGGTGAGCGTGGGAGAAAAGCCGGCGCCGCCGGCTCGGCCGGACGATACCGTCGCGTCGCGGGAGCATAGGGACAAGAACGGCCACGGCGAGGAGTACTGGCGCAAGAGGGCGGCGAATTACCGCCTGAAGCTCCGGAACCAGCAGGATGAGTACGACCTGGTCCTCAAACAGCTGGACGATCAGGACCAGAAGCCGAAGAAGATCGCAACGAAGAAGAAAAAGACCCGCTCCAGCCTCGAAAAAAAGAAGCTGAAGATCGAAAAGGACATGAGTCAGACCAGGCGCATGCTCGAGGTCGACCTTCCCGAGGAAGCACGCAGGGCAGATGCCTATCCCGGGTGGCTTCGGGAATAG
- a CDS encoding MBL fold metallo-hydrolase, giving the protein MLLMRLVVGPLQVNCFILADEKTREAVVIDPGDDAQDILLIIKEKGLKVKYIVNTHGHFDHIGANKAIKEATGAEILIHEGDAAVLASAPRQSAMFGMKSVSSPPADRFVRHGDVIRAGEVSLRVLHTPGHSPGGICLLEEGIVFTGDALFAGSIGRTDFPGGDLATLLRSIKTNLLTLSDDTKVFSGHGPASTIGDERRENPFLNDQSGFE; this is encoded by the coding sequence ATGCTGCTCATGAGACTCGTCGTAGGTCCACTCCAGGTAAACTGCTTCATTCTGGCCGATGAGAAGACCAGGGAAGCCGTGGTCATCGACCCCGGCGACGATGCGCAGGACATCCTCCTCATCATCAAGGAGAAGGGCCTGAAGGTCAAGTACATCGTGAACACCCACGGCCACTTCGACCATATCGGTGCGAACAAAGCGATCAAGGAAGCCACGGGCGCCGAGATCCTGATCCATGAGGGCGACGCCGCGGTGCTCGCGTCCGCGCCGCGTCAGTCAGCCATGTTCGGCATGAAGTCCGTTTCCTCCCCTCCGGCGGACCGCTTTGTCAGACACGGTGACGTGATCAGGGCCGGCGAGGTCTCACTCAGGGTCCTGCACACTCCCGGGCATTCCCCGGGAGGCATCTGCCTCCTGGAAGAAGGCATCGTCTTCACCGGCGATGCTCTCTTCGCCGGTTCCATCGGCCGGACCGACTTCCCGGGCGGCGACCTCGCGACCCTGCTTCGCTCCATCAAGACGAACCTTTTGACCCTGTCTGATGACACAAAGGTCTTTTCCGGCCACGGTCCCGCGTCAACCATCGGCGATGAGCGGCGGGAAAACCCTTTTCTGAACGATCAGTCGGGGTTTGAATAA
- the murJ gene encoding murein biosynthesis integral membrane protein MurJ has product MTENVKVARAAGVVGIATLVSRVMGYLRDMVMSWAFGTTIAADAFYVAYRIPNLLRELLAEGSMSAAFIPVFTETLTKESRESARRLANAVFARLLVVLVVLTGLGVLFAPYVVKLIALGWEYRPEFHDKYLLGVALTRIMFPYLLFIGVAALAMGMLNSLRSFLSPALSPVLLNVMTISAVVLSIRFLSEPILGVAVGVVIGGLFQFLIQVPGLRRQGMMPRPRFEPTHPGVKRIGTLVLPVFLSSSVNQLNIFTSTIFASFLATGSITYLFYGMRFIHFPLGIFGIAIATAVLPTMSSQAARQEMSDFRETFSFGLRLVFFIMFPAMAGLITLRIPIVNLLLEHGHFDRLSTEGTAAALLFYAVGLWSMAGYRIVAQAFYSLQDTKTPVKIALVAFIANMVFSSAFVFMTPLAHGGLALANSLASMLNVSLLTIQLRKKIGRIDARRIVNSLLKIIPASVAMGAIGWWVSRNPVWDMKGGSLYKAELLGGAMVVSALFYVAAMWALRSEELTFLWGMVKKRRKRET; this is encoded by the coding sequence ATGACTGAGAATGTGAAGGTCGCCAGAGCCGCCGGAGTCGTCGGAATCGCCACGCTGGTATCCCGCGTCATGGGATATCTGCGGGACATGGTCATGTCCTGGGCATTCGGCACGACCATCGCGGCAGACGCCTTCTATGTCGCCTACCGCATTCCGAACTTGCTGCGCGAACTCCTGGCCGAAGGGTCCATGTCGGCGGCGTTCATCCCCGTATTCACCGAGACCCTTACCAAAGAGTCGAGGGAGAGCGCGCGCCGTCTGGCGAATGCCGTCTTTGCCCGGCTGCTCGTAGTGCTCGTCGTCCTGACGGGCCTCGGCGTTCTCTTCGCACCCTACGTGGTAAAGCTGATCGCGCTCGGCTGGGAGTACCGGCCGGAGTTCCACGATAAGTACCTGCTGGGCGTGGCGCTCACGAGGATCATGTTCCCCTACCTGCTGTTCATCGGCGTCGCCGCCCTCGCCATGGGCATGTTGAACTCGCTCAGGTCCTTTCTCTCGCCCGCGCTCTCGCCGGTCCTGCTGAACGTTATGACCATATCTGCCGTCGTGCTCAGCATCCGCTTCCTGTCCGAACCGATCCTCGGCGTGGCCGTGGGCGTGGTCATCGGCGGACTGTTCCAGTTCTTGATCCAGGTGCCGGGGCTCCGCAGGCAGGGCATGATGCCGCGGCCTCGGTTCGAGCCCACGCACCCCGGCGTGAAAAGGATCGGGACGCTCGTGCTCCCGGTCTTTCTCAGCTCGTCGGTCAACCAGCTGAACATTTTTACGAGCACGATCTTCGCTTCATTCCTGGCGACGGGAAGCATCACCTATCTCTTCTACGGGATGCGGTTCATCCATTTTCCCCTCGGCATCTTCGGCATCGCGATCGCCACGGCAGTGCTGCCGACCATGTCCTCCCAGGCTGCACGGCAGGAGATGAGCGATTTCCGCGAGACCTTTTCTTTCGGCCTTCGGCTGGTATTCTTCATCATGTTCCCGGCAATGGCCGGGCTGATCACCCTTCGCATCCCCATCGTGAACCTTCTGCTCGAGCACGGTCATTTCGACCGTCTTTCCACGGAAGGCACGGCTGCGGCGCTTCTGTTTTATGCGGTCGGACTCTGGTCCATGGCCGGCTACCGGATCGTGGCCCAGGCGTTCTACTCGCTCCAGGATACGAAGACGCCGGTCAAGATAGCGCTTGTTGCCTTTATTGCCAACATGGTGTTCAGCAGCGCGTTCGTCTTCATGACGCCGCTCGCCCATGGGGGCCTGGCGCTGGCGAACTCGCTCGCATCGATGCTGAATGTCAGCCTTCTTACGATTCAGCTCAGAAAAAAAATCGGCAGGATCGATGCCCGCAGGATCGTCAACTCGCTGCTCAAGATCATCCCGGCGTCCGTGGCAATGGGAGCGATCGGGTGGTGGGTCAGCCGGAATCCGGTCTGGGACATGAAAGGCGGCAGTCTGTACAAGGCGGAACTGCTGGGCGGCGCCATGGTCGTGAGCGCGCTCTTCTATGTTGCAGCAATGTGGGCACTGAGGAGCGAGGAACTGACGTTTCTCTGGGGAATGGTGAAGAAGAGGAGAAAGCGTGAGACATAA
- a CDS encoding PilZ domain-containing protein, which yields MKKVIIARSVLHLIGGHETLFSRGSVTAYPARTSEEILNLHGVHRADLIITDADLPLMGGPRLCSLLREDEDLRRVSIVMVCDSSAAGAADCAGGQANAVIPKPIDPVLFFSKVSELLVIPRRKEMRVLLRASVKGREQEKSFFAMSRNISISGMLIETDRALRKGDAITCSFSLGHVEITADCIVVRVSGSGARVISGVSFINLNTKELIIIEQFVKAGVKH from the coding sequence ATGAAAAAAGTCATAATCGCGCGGAGCGTCCTGCACTTAATCGGCGGCCACGAAACCCTGTTCAGCCGGGGAAGCGTCACGGCCTATCCCGCCCGAACCTCGGAAGAGATCCTGAATCTTCACGGGGTCCATCGCGCGGACCTCATCATCACGGATGCGGACCTGCCGCTCATGGGAGGCCCCAGGCTCTGCTCGCTCCTGCGTGAGGACGAAGACCTGAGAAGGGTCTCCATCGTCATGGTCTGCGACTCCTCCGCGGCTGGTGCCGCCGACTGCGCCGGGGGACAGGCCAACGCCGTCATTCCTAAACCCATAGACCCGGTCCTGTTCTTCTCCAAGGTGTCGGAACTACTGGTGATCCCGCGGCGCAAGGAGATGCGGGTGCTGCTCCGCGCATCGGTCAAGGGCCGGGAGCAGGAGAAGTCCTTTTTCGCCATGTCCCGAAACATCAGCATCTCCGGCATGCTGATCGAGACCGACCGGGCCTTGAGGAAGGGGGACGCCATCACCTGTTCATTCAGTCTCGGTCACGTGGAGATCACGGCTGACTGTATCGTGGTGCGGGTGTCCGGCTCCGGAGCGCGGGTCATCAGCGGCGTCAGCTTTATCAACCTGAACACCAAGGAACTGATCATCATCGAACAGTTTGTGAAGGCAGGGGTGAAACACTGA
- a CDS encoding methylated-DNA--[protein]-cysteine S-methyltransferase — translation MRHKMPGVKGKAKKIFRTDLGWAGIAVSDSGVALVVLPRKDRKSVGRELNSREPGVRSSAGEAERLLSKAVVLLQKYFSGDAVAFDLPLDTRYYTAFQQSVWKAASAIPFGETRSYAWIAGRIRNPHAARAVGQALGANPIPVIIPCHRVIGSSGSLGGFSGGIGMKKVLLKRERGHGRR, via the coding sequence GTGAGACATAAGATGCCCGGTGTGAAGGGAAAAGCAAAAAAAATATTCAGAACCGATCTCGGCTGGGCCGGGATCGCCGTATCCGACTCGGGAGTGGCGCTGGTCGTTCTGCCGAGGAAGGACAGGAAGTCGGTCGGGCGAGAGTTGAATAGTCGTGAGCCCGGAGTCCGGAGTTCGGCGGGAGAAGCGGAGCGGCTCCTGAGCAAGGCAGTTGTTCTCCTTCAGAAGTATTTTTCCGGCGACGCCGTTGCATTTGACCTGCCCCTTGATACCCGCTATTATACAGCCTTCCAGCAGTCGGTCTGGAAGGCGGCATCGGCGATCCCCTTCGGCGAGACGCGGTCATACGCATGGATCGCCGGCAGGATCAGGAACCCTCATGCTGCCCGGGCCGTGGGCCAGGCTTTGGGTGCGAACCCGATCCCGGTCATCATTCCCTGTCACCGCGTGATCGGGTCGTCCGGGAGTCTGGGAGGGTTCTCGGGCGGGATCGGGATGAAGAAAGTGCTGTTGAAGCGGGAACGCGGGCATGGTCGCAGATGA